A window of Chitinophaga sp. MM2321 contains these coding sequences:
- a CDS encoding FecR domain-containing protein, with the protein MELDQQIKILLEKDNWTDEERRWLLTYLDNTPAGELKSYLLQRFREEEGMAANFDHALSQRLLDNIHRQIAPVAGPLVVPFYRRAWKGIAVAAMIVLLFGAGYFILSQQQTQKRGLAVLPVSRFGTEVAPGGNKAKLVLGNGQEILLEETADGTIAAQGNEHIHKENAALMYDHTSGHTAGATINTLSTPNGGQYKVVLSDGTKVWLNAASALQYPAVFNGAAREVLLTGEAYFEVAKDADKPFLVTVNDIQVQVLGTHFNVKAYTNDRQVTTLLEGAVRVKKGAASVVLAPGQQASPDRQDGTLRMTSGDPELALAWKNGLLAFKNDALQDVMHSISRWYDVDVVYEADVDKEAIHVSGAMRKQEYLSRALEILELTAGIHFKVTGRTVTVSR; encoded by the coding sequence GTGGAATTGGATCAACAAATAAAAATCTTACTGGAAAAAGATAACTGGACGGACGAAGAGCGCCGTTGGTTATTGACTTACCTGGATAATACGCCGGCGGGAGAACTAAAAAGCTACCTGTTGCAGCGTTTCCGGGAAGAGGAAGGTATGGCTGCTAACTTTGATCATGCATTGTCGCAAAGGTTACTGGATAATATTCACCGGCAAATTGCACCGGTGGCAGGTCCGCTGGTGGTGCCATTCTATCGCCGCGCCTGGAAAGGCATAGCAGTGGCGGCTATGATAGTCCTCCTTTTTGGCGCAGGATATTTTATCCTTTCACAACAGCAAACGCAAAAAAGAGGGCTGGCAGTGCTGCCGGTTTCCCGGTTTGGTACAGAGGTAGCACCGGGTGGAAATAAAGCGAAACTGGTGCTGGGAAATGGCCAGGAAATCCTGCTGGAAGAAACGGCAGATGGTACGATCGCTGCACAAGGCAATGAGCATATCCATAAAGAAAATGCGGCGCTGATGTACGACCATACAAGCGGGCACACAGCCGGAGCTACTATCAATACCTTGTCTACACCCAATGGCGGACAGTATAAAGTGGTGCTGTCAGACGGCACAAAAGTGTGGTTGAATGCAGCCAGCGCATTACAATACCCTGCTGTATTCAATGGCGCTGCAAGAGAAGTGCTACTGACCGGAGAAGCTTATTTTGAAGTAGCGAAAGATGCGGATAAGCCATTCCTTGTAACCGTAAATGATATACAGGTGCAGGTATTAGGAACCCATTTTAACGTGAAGGCATATACGAACGATAGGCAGGTGACCACCCTCCTCGAAGGCGCCGTGCGGGTGAAAAAAGGCGCGGCCAGCGTGGTATTGGCGCCCGGACAACAGGCCAGCCCTGACAGGCAGGATGGAACCCTGCGGATGACTTCCGGTGATCCCGAACTGGCCCTTGCCTGGAAAAACGGGTTGCTGGCATTTAAAAATGATGCATTACAGGATGTGATGCACAGCATCAGCCGCTGGTATGATGTAGACGTAGTGTATGAAGCAGATGTTGATAAAGAAGCTATACACGTAAGTGGTGCCATGCGTAAGCAGGAGTATCTGTCCAGGGCCCTGGAAATACTGGAGCTTACCGCGGGTATTCATTTTAAAGTTACAGGGCGAACAGTGACCGTTTCCAGATAA
- a CDS encoding TonB-dependent receptor, protein MKGTLSNKRRYGGKPFRIVTSACMKCWVMLMAGIFLQATVVARAQEQPLTVKVNNASLETVFRIIRQQSDYLFIFKDENMSKARTKVTLQVEKATIRQVMDKCLEGSALDYRIVDKTVILVAKEEQPQQQSQVAQVIISGTVKDAANGEALPGVTVSVKGSSAGTITDANGHFDMKGVTPPATLIFSYVGFTTQQVAVSSQQSLSVLLQRESRSMQQVVVIGYGTQKKTELTGAISSFKPNDLNARPVLGPDQMLQGRMAGVSVSSASGTPGGAVRVSVRGIGSLSASNEPLYVIDGVPVMPHNAAMFNFGENMNPLAELNPNDIESIDVLKDAASAAIYGSRATNGVILITTKSGKKGKGQVSVNAYTSMQEVPNMKKLKMADPDLYVEAANEGIDNYNNQYGYDPGNSKFIPYIYNPYPGLPATDWMDQVLRKAYTKSVDVAASGGSEKSTYYISGGYLNQQGTIITNGLEKYMARINLTSEPVSWLRMGVNVSLTYSKNNRVPGSNLGSTIMGRSLPQRPFDRPYKPDGSYYVGGTSDLVYHNPLQILNEEVAYLENYRVLGNVFAEVKLAKGLAFKTSVGTDLIYTHDYIYYNQNHPYGTGNGRNIDDRRLLSNLLIENTLSYAKEFGKLKTEWLAGQSFQRNMTSTSAIDGNGFPAPSFDVLAAAAVINNANTNLYGNAMESYFGRGNFSWDGKYLLAVSMRTDGSSRFSPQNRYGYFPSVSAGWQVSKENFWQANATDLKLRMSYGATGNQEGVSNYAYQSLTGGGYNYDGKSGIAITGYGNDLLTWEKARQFDAGMDLSFFRGGLNFTMDYFRKNTTNLLYNMPIQGTSGFTSITSNIGSMLNSGIELGVNTNLNLGAVNWSTDFNISFIKNRITSLIGNSDLLSIGGNRGLKVGEDIGSLWIYKMTGIFQDDKEVPQPLYDIGVRAGDVKYEDVNGDGNIDINDRQIVGSSNPDFYGGWNNTFRYRNFDLSIFLNYAVGADVYATWRINTERLGQNGFNTLEKIANNRWTGPGTSNTVPRAIYNQGYNIYNSSRWMEDGSFLRLRSLSLGYELPATILERVKVKRLRVYAQADNLWLLTRYSGLDPEVNSDMDPRFMGEDNLILPQPRSFNIGINLNF, encoded by the coding sequence ATGAAAGGAACTTTATCTAACAAGCGAAGGTATGGCGGAAAGCCTTTTCGCATCGTTACATCCGCGTGCATGAAGTGCTGGGTGATGCTGATGGCGGGCATTTTCCTGCAGGCTACTGTTGTTGCACGTGCACAGGAACAACCGCTGACCGTGAAGGTGAATAACGCCAGCCTGGAAACAGTGTTTCGTATTATCCGTCAGCAAAGTGATTACCTCTTTATTTTCAAGGACGAAAATATGTCCAAAGCCAGGACCAAAGTAACGTTACAGGTTGAAAAGGCTACTATCCGGCAGGTAATGGATAAATGCCTGGAAGGGTCTGCCCTTGATTACCGCATCGTTGATAAAACGGTGATCCTCGTTGCGAAGGAAGAACAACCACAACAACAATCGCAGGTGGCGCAGGTGATCATATCCGGTACCGTAAAGGATGCCGCTAACGGAGAAGCATTGCCGGGCGTAACCGTGAGTGTAAAAGGTTCTTCCGCAGGTACGATCACAGATGCGAATGGTCATTTTGATATGAAAGGGGTAACGCCACCGGCTACACTGATATTTTCCTATGTAGGATTTACCACACAACAGGTAGCCGTGAGCAGCCAGCAATCATTGTCTGTTTTGCTGCAACGCGAAAGCCGTTCCATGCAGCAGGTAGTAGTGATTGGTTATGGTACCCAGAAGAAAACAGAGCTTACCGGTGCTATCAGTTCCTTTAAACCCAATGACCTGAATGCCAGGCCGGTACTGGGTCCTGATCAGATGCTGCAAGGCAGGATGGCCGGTGTGAGCGTATCTTCCGCTTCCGGTACACCGGGTGGCGCTGTACGTGTAAGCGTGCGCGGTATTGGTTCACTGAGCGCCAGTAATGAACCATTGTATGTGATAGACGGGGTGCCGGTAATGCCGCATAATGCTGCCATGTTCAACTTTGGGGAGAATATGAACCCACTGGCTGAACTGAATCCCAATGACATTGAATCTATAGATGTATTGAAAGATGCTGCTTCCGCGGCCATCTATGGCTCCCGCGCTACCAATGGGGTGATACTGATCACCACCAAAAGTGGTAAAAAAGGAAAGGGGCAGGTAAGCGTAAATGCTTATACAAGCATGCAGGAAGTGCCGAACATGAAAAAGCTGAAAATGGCCGATCCCGACCTGTATGTGGAAGCGGCCAATGAAGGGATTGATAATTACAACAATCAATATGGATACGATCCCGGCAACAGCAAATTCATTCCCTATATCTATAATCCTTATCCCGGTCTGCCCGCTACCGACTGGATGGACCAGGTACTGCGCAAGGCTTATACCAAAAGTGTGGATGTAGCTGCATCCGGTGGTTCAGAAAAAAGTACTTACTATATTTCCGGAGGCTATCTCAACCAGCAGGGTACTATTATTACCAACGGTCTGGAAAAATATATGGCCCGTATTAATTTAACGAGCGAACCGGTGAGCTGGTTACGTATGGGCGTTAACGTTAGCCTTACCTATTCAAAAAATAACCGCGTACCCGGCTCCAACCTGGGCAGCACTATCATGGGACGCAGCCTGCCACAGCGGCCATTTGACCGTCCTTACAAACCGGATGGCAGTTATTATGTAGGCGGTACCTCCGACCTGGTATATCATAACCCGCTTCAGATCCTGAACGAAGAAGTAGCTTACCTGGAAAATTACCGGGTGCTGGGAAATGTATTCGCAGAAGTGAAACTGGCAAAAGGGCTGGCATTTAAAACCTCCGTGGGTACAGACCTGATCTACACACATGACTATATTTATTATAACCAGAACCATCCTTATGGTACCGGTAACGGACGTAATATAGATGACCGGCGTTTGCTGAGTAACCTGCTGATAGAAAACACCCTGAGTTATGCAAAGGAATTCGGGAAACTGAAAACTGAATGGCTGGCAGGACAATCCTTTCAGCGTAATATGACCTCTACCAGTGCAATAGATGGTAACGGTTTTCCTGCACCCTCTTTTGATGTGCTGGCCGCAGCTGCCGTGATCAATAATGCCAACACCAACCTGTATGGCAACGCGATGGAATCCTATTTTGGCCGTGGTAACTTTTCCTGGGATGGTAAATACCTGCTGGCGGTATCCATGCGTACTGATGGATCTTCCAGGTTTTCCCCCCAGAACCGCTATGGCTATTTCCCTTCCGTATCTGCGGGATGGCAGGTGTCAAAAGAAAATTTCTGGCAGGCCAATGCAACAGACCTGAAGTTGCGTATGAGCTACGGCGCTACGGGTAACCAGGAAGGTGTGAGTAACTATGCCTACCAATCCCTTACAGGCGGCGGTTACAACTACGACGGCAAGAGCGGTATCGCCATTACCGGTTACGGAAATGACCTGCTTACCTGGGAAAAAGCACGGCAGTTTGATGCGGGTATGGACCTCTCTTTCTTTAGAGGCGGCCTGAATTTTACCATGGATTATTTCCGGAAGAATACCACCAACCTGTTGTACAATATGCCCATACAGGGCACCTCCGGCTTTACCAGCATCACCAGCAACATTGGTTCTATGCTGAACAGTGGTATTGAACTGGGTGTAAATACCAATCTTAATCTGGGTGCAGTAAACTGGAGCACAGATTTTAATATCTCTTTTATAAAAAACCGGATCACTTCCCTGATTGGCAATAGTGATCTGCTATCCATCGGTGGTAACCGCGGATTAAAAGTAGGAGAAGATATCGGCAGCTTATGGATATATAAAATGACCGGCATATTCCAGGATGATAAAGAAGTACCACAACCCTTATATGATATTGGTGTACGCGCGGGTGATGTGAAATATGAAGATGTAAACGGAGATGGTAATATCGATATCAACGACCGGCAGATCGTAGGGAGTTCCAATCCCGATTTTTATGGTGGGTGGAATAATACATTCCGGTACCGCAATTTTGATCTCTCCATATTCCTGAATTATGCGGTGGGAGCTGATGTATATGCTACCTGGCGTATTAATACAGAAAGGCTGGGACAGAACGGATTCAACACTTTGGAAAAAATAGCCAACAACCGCTGGACGGGTCCGGGTACCAGCAATACCGTGCCCAGGGCTATTTACAACCAGGGCTATAATATCTATAATTCCAGCAGGTGGATGGAAGATGGTTCCTTCCTGCGCTTACGCAGTCTTTCTCTGGGATATGAATTACCGGCTACGATACTGGAAAGAGTAAAAGTAAAACGCTTACGGGTATACGCACAAGCCGATAACCTGTGGTTGCTAACCCGCTACTCCGGCCTGGATCCGGAAGTAAACTCAGATATGGACCCGCGTTTTATGGGAGAGGATAATCTCATTCTGCCGCAGCCACGTTCTTTCAATATTGGGATTAACCTGAATTTCTAA
- a CDS encoding RagB/SusD family nutrient uptake outer membrane protein has product MKHKIFTALLSGTLLFSSCSKLLDVKSHSAVATNTLSAADVESFLTGIYNRVQNAPGAESYIIFDLVGGNLINSGATTDGGINTFISNILRPENGLISTSWNGYYAALYQVNNLLEATTVLPESTRKNEIRGIAHFFRGYIYYNLVTRWGGVPILEKNTQEKVSRNTAAEVWSFIENELQVAIENAPAYASGGYNFVSGIAAKALMARVKLAQGKAGEAGVLAEEVITSNLFGLDDFEKIFRSQQNAETIFSFKNLTIESSINISTLFYTYAHPVKGSYVYRPTNESMNLFDASDKRGPVSVDTYQGLNVINKYPSGQSGTDPLIVIRLAEMYLISAEANGLSGLARLNELRTTRGLAAINPGGEADYLNAVLLERRREFLGEGFRWYDLVRLKRTTTDLGLAAREAKFPLPMNELALNNLLTQNDLY; this is encoded by the coding sequence ATGAAACATAAAATATTCACGGCATTATTATCAGGCACACTGCTGTTTTCATCCTGCAGTAAGTTGCTGGATGTGAAATCGCATTCTGCAGTAGCTACCAATACTTTATCTGCGGCAGATGTGGAATCTTTCCTGACGGGCATTTACAACCGTGTGCAAAATGCACCAGGGGCAGAGTCTTACATTATTTTTGACCTGGTAGGCGGTAACCTCATTAATTCAGGGGCCACTACCGATGGAGGTATCAACACTTTTATCAGTAACATCCTGCGGCCGGAAAATGGTTTGATAAGCACTTCCTGGAATGGATATTATGCTGCTTTATACCAGGTTAATAATTTACTGGAAGCCACTACGGTATTACCTGAATCTACCCGCAAAAATGAAATCAGGGGAATCGCACATTTCTTCCGCGGATATATTTATTACAACCTGGTTACCCGTTGGGGCGGTGTTCCCATCCTGGAAAAAAATACCCAGGAAAAAGTATCGCGGAATACAGCAGCGGAAGTATGGTCATTTATTGAAAACGAGTTGCAGGTAGCCATCGAAAATGCACCTGCATATGCATCCGGTGGTTACAACTTTGTTTCCGGTATCGCCGCCAAAGCCTTGATGGCAAGGGTGAAGCTGGCACAAGGCAAAGCTGGAGAAGCAGGGGTACTGGCAGAAGAGGTGATCACTTCCAACCTGTTCGGCCTGGATGATTTTGAAAAGATCTTCCGTTCACAACAAAATGCGGAAACTATCTTTTCATTTAAAAATCTCACCATTGAATCCAGTATAAACATCAGCACATTGTTTTATACCTATGCGCATCCGGTGAAAGGCAGTTATGTATACCGGCCTACCAACGAAAGCATGAACCTCTTCGATGCCAGTGATAAACGTGGTCCTGTATCAGTAGATACTTACCAGGGATTGAATGTTATCAATAAATATCCCAGTGGTCAATCCGGTACTGACCCGTTAATAGTAATCCGCCTGGCGGAAATGTACCTGATCAGTGCAGAAGCGAATGGCCTCAGCGGGTTAGCGCGGCTGAACGAATTGCGTACCACACGTGGATTAGCAGCCATCAATCCTGGCGGTGAAGCGGATTACCTGAACGCCGTATTACTGGAAAGAAGACGCGAATTTTTAGGAGAAGGTTTCCGTTGGTACGACCTGGTAAGATTGAAAAGAACAACGACCGATCTGGGCCTGGCTGCCCGTGAAGCGAAATTTCCGCTCCCTATGAACGAGCTGGCACTGAATAACCTGTTAACACAGAATGATCTGTATTAG
- a CDS encoding phosphodiester glycosidase family protein → MQAIKLTAYILTLLSFTAYACKKDTVAPQQVVIKSPLTQLILDSSQLVATVFSDTAFTVSEGVEETDIHFLNKKGYSTRVFILKVDMNHPGVRLQAGTPYGLTGFALQTVPDMAKYIDSSGNRVMAALNADFFSTTGEPRGVVIKDGKVMKTTWANARSQTFLGVLNNGKAYIGERADFPVMQPQLKDALGGGPMLVKENELQTQTDLSIEPRTAVGISDNGVLYFAVVDGRSFYYSNGMTLPEMGMLLKACGATKAINLDGGGSSTFMIRHPLADVWQVRNKPSDGNNRAVGNGWMIINGKP, encoded by the coding sequence ATGCAAGCAATAAAATTAACTGCTTATATACTGACCCTGTTGAGTTTTACAGCTTATGCCTGTAAAAAAGATACCGTGGCGCCGCAGCAGGTGGTCATCAAAAGCCCGCTGACACAACTGATTCTGGATAGCAGCCAACTGGTGGCTACTGTATTCTCTGATACTGCTTTCACCGTGAGTGAAGGCGTGGAAGAAACAGATATTCATTTCCTGAATAAGAAAGGATATAGCACACGGGTATTTATCCTGAAGGTAGATATGAACCATCCGGGTGTGCGGTTACAGGCAGGTACCCCTTACGGGCTGACCGGCTTTGCACTGCAAACTGTTCCGGACATGGCAAAGTATATCGATTCCAGTGGCAACCGGGTAATGGCGGCCTTAAATGCTGACTTCTTCAGCACTACGGGCGAGCCGCGCGGCGTGGTGATCAAAGATGGCAAAGTGATGAAAACTACCTGGGCAAATGCTCGTAGTCAGACGTTCCTGGGTGTACTGAATAACGGCAAGGCATATATTGGTGAGCGGGCAGATTTCCCGGTAATGCAGCCGCAACTGAAAGATGCCCTGGGCGGTGGTCCGATGCTGGTAAAAGAAAATGAATTGCAAACGCAAACGGATCTGTCAATAGAACCACGTACTGCTGTGGGAATAAGTGATAACGGCGTATTGTATTTCGCTGTAGTGGATGGCCGCAGCTTTTATTATTCCAATGGTATGACCCTTCCTGAGATGGGCATGTTGTTGAAAGCCTGTGGCGCTACCAAAGCGATCAATCTGGATGGCGGCGGATCCTCCACATTTATGATCCGTCATCCGCTGGCA